One window of Trichomycterus rosablanca isolate fTriRos1 chromosome 2, fTriRos1.hap1, whole genome shotgun sequence genomic DNA carries:
- the c2h18orf21 gene encoding UPF0711 protein C18orf21 homolog isoform X2 produces the protein MKAPFLPDTVLCPFCYQWRQPGEYRVRLRPKRRPTVQIEKLLRKEAACKRLSTKEMKLLQKFRRSSSILITTCHTCNKTSRHVGMNRDFLSALPKPPHTPSSAVKCKTPHSANKTPKSGVQEKTPCRTPGSQSSETPSSSKSASGKKSAFSRLKKLLMLEDSQKSKKGGLKDFLTSL, from the exons ATGAAAG CCCCATTTTTGCCAGATACCGTGCTCTGCCCATTCTGTTATCAGTGGCGCCAGCCGGGAGAGTATCGTGTGCGATTACGTCCTAAACGCAGACCCACAGTGCAAATTGAGAAGCTGCTCAGGAAGGAGGCAGCTTGCAAGAGGCTTAGCACAAAGGAAATGAAGCTCCTTCAGAAATTCAGAAGGTCCTCCAGCATTCTG ATAACTACCTGTCACACATGTAATAAGACTTCTCGACATGTTGGAATGAACAGGGATTTTCTGAGTGCTCTACCGAAGCCCCCACACACACCATCCAGTGCAGTAAAATGCAAGACTCCGCACTCTGCCAACAAAACACCAAAGTCTGGTGTCCAAGAGAAAACCCCATGCAGAACACCAGG GTCACAATCATCTGAAACCCCCAGCTCATCAAAATCAGCTAGTGGGAAGAAGTCTGCTTTCTCTCGCCTTAAAAAGCTCCTCATGCTCGAGGACAGTCAAAAGAGTAAAAAAGGGGGGCTGAAAGATTTCCTTACCTCTCTGTGA
- the rp9 gene encoding retinitis pigmentosa 9 protein, with translation MSDRKRRREEKREKTKEKVYKDEEQNYSIHTAKVSLEAQKLKHVETFYEKPPPGLIKEDDEKPEDCIPVAPGNEHAREFLAHAPTKGLWMPLGKEVKVMQCWRCKRYGHRTGDRECPFFIKGNQKLEQFRVAHEDPMYDIIRENKRNEKETRIQQLQQLLLDTTSDSDSSSSSDHKKKKKKKEKKKKKKKHKKNKKQKSKGSDDSD, from the exons ATGTCGGACAGAAAGCGACGAAGAGAGGAGAAGAGAGAAAAAACTAAAGAGAAAGTGTATAAAGATGAGGAGCAGAACTACAGCATTCACACTGCTAAAGTCAGTCTGGAGGCGcagaaactcaaacatgtcgaGACGTT CTATGAAAAACCTCCCCCAGGACTTATAAAG GAAGACGATGAGAAACCAGAGGACTGTATACCCGTTGCTCCTGGTAATGAGCATGCCAGGGAATTCTTGGCTCATGCACCCACTAAAGGCTTGTGGATGCCTTTGGGCAAGGAGGTGAAAGTCATGCAGT GCTGGAGATGCAAGCGTTATGGCCACAGGACTGGTGACCGAGAATGCCCATTTTTCATCAAAGGAAACCAGAAACTAGAGCAGTTCAGAGTG GCACACGAAGACCCAATGTATGACATCATCAGGGAAAACAAACGAAATGAAAAAGAGACGAG GATCCAGCAGCTGCAGCAACTCCTGCTGGATACCACATCTGACTCGGATTCTAGTtcctcatcagaccacaaaaagaagaagaagaaaaaagaaaagaagaagaaaaagaagaagcacAAGAAGAATAAAAAACAGAAGTCAAAGGGCAGCGATGACTCAGATTAG
- the c2h18orf21 gene encoding UPF0711 protein C18orf21 homolog isoform X1, with translation MVESKKVSQTEVFLEKASMFYRDSCPEQSRFLAQRRQMKAPFLPDTVLCPFCYQWRQPGEYRVRLRPKRRPTVQIEKLLRKEAACKRLSTKEMKLLQKFRRSSSILITTCHTCNKTSRHVGMNRDFLSALPKPPHTPSSAVKCKTPHSANKTPKSGVQEKTPCRTPGSQSSETPSSSKSASGKKSAFSRLKKLLMLEDSQKSKKGGLKDFLTSL, from the exons ATGGTGGAAAGTAAGAAGGTCAGTCAGACTGAAGTGTTTTTAGAGAAAGCCTCCATGTTTTACAGAGACTCGTGTCCAGAACAATCCCGCTTTCTCGC GCAGAGGCGCCAGATGAAAG CCCCATTTTTGCCAGATACCGTGCTCTGCCCATTCTGTTATCAGTGGCGCCAGCCGGGAGAGTATCGTGTGCGATTACGTCCTAAACGCAGACCCACAGTGCAAATTGAGAAGCTGCTCAGGAAGGAGGCAGCTTGCAAGAGGCTTAGCACAAAGGAAATGAAGCTCCTTCAGAAATTCAGAAGGTCCTCCAGCATTCTG ATAACTACCTGTCACACATGTAATAAGACTTCTCGACATGTTGGAATGAACAGGGATTTTCTGAGTGCTCTACCGAAGCCCCCACACACACCATCCAGTGCAGTAAAATGCAAGACTCCGCACTCTGCCAACAAAACACCAAAGTCTGGTGTCCAAGAGAAAACCCCATGCAGAACACCAGG GTCACAATCATCTGAAACCCCCAGCTCATCAAAATCAGCTAGTGGGAAGAAGTCTGCTTTCTCTCGCCTTAAAAAGCTCCTCATGCTCGAGGACAGTCAAAAGAGTAAAAAAGGGGGGCTGAAAGATTTCCTTACCTCTCTGTGA